A single window of Nicotiana sylvestris chromosome 3, ASM39365v2, whole genome shotgun sequence DNA harbors:
- the LOC138887553 gene encoding uncharacterized mitochondrial protein AtMg00300-like translates to MFDGIIRNIECWHVPRIKRNLISLLTLDDQGYKFHSENGILKVCKGSMILMKGKLHSKLYHLQAIVVEGEAAVASGKSDLNQSQLWHLRLGHMSDNGLSLLSKQNLLNGYKNQVLNFYEHCVFGKQTRVKFIKKAEHKTKGKLDYIHSDLWGPNRVPSKSGARYFMTLIDDYLRMVWVYFLKTKDEAFSTFVKWKTMVGRQTERKVKRL, encoded by the coding sequence ATGTTCGACGGAATTATTAGAAACATTGAGTGTTGGCATGTTCCTCGAATAAAGAGAAATTTAATTTCTCTTTTGACTTTGGATGATCAAGGGTATAAATTTCACTCTGAGAATGGAATACTTAAAGTGTGTAAAGGCTCCATGATACTCATGAAGGGTAAACTACATTCTAAATTGTATCATCTTCAGGCCATTGTAGTTGAAGGGGAAGCTGCTGTAGCTTCTGGGAAAAGTGATCTGAATCAATCTCAATTGTGGCACTTGCGACTTGGCCATATGAGTGATAATGGATTGTCTTTGTTGAGTAAGCAGAATTTGCTGAATGGGTACAAAAAtcaagttttgaatttttatgagcATTGTGTGTTTGGTAAACAGACAAGGGTAAAGTTCATCAAGAAGGCCGAGCACAAGACCAAAGGCAAGTTAGATTATATACACTCTGACTTGTGGGGTCCAAACAGAGTTCCCTCCAAGAGTGGTGCCAGGTATTttatgactttgattgatgattacTTAAGGATGGTATGGGtgtattttttgaaaacaaaagatgAGGCATTTTCGACATTTgttaaatggaagacgatggttggGAGGCAGACAGAAAGAAAAGTTAAGCGTCTTTGA